A stretch of Camelina sativa cultivar DH55 chromosome 18, Cs, whole genome shotgun sequence DNA encodes these proteins:
- the LOC104761773 gene encoding casein kinase 1-like protein 12, with product MSMESRVGNKYRLGRKIGSGSFGEIYLGTHIQTNEEVAIKLENVKTKHPQLLYESKLYRILQGGTGVPNVKWFGVEGDYNVLVMDLLGPSLEDLFNFCSRKLSLKSVLMLADQMINRVEFFHSKSFLHRDLKPDNFLMGLGRRANQVYIIDFGLAKKYRDNTTHQHIAYRENKNLTGTARYASMNTHLGIEQSRRDDLESLGYILMYFLKGSLPWQGLKAGTKKQKYERISEKKVSTSIESLCRGYPSEFASYFHYCRSLRFDDKPDYGYLKRIFRDLFIREGFQFDYVFDWTILKYQQSQLTAPLSRGLVSHGVGTSAGLPPGLTSMDRYGGEEEGGRPPMDSSRRRMSGALENSGNFSSRGPMMPSSSLFAQSAGSSRRVTSEELQRCRTGAGLRNSPAITTSEGKRSASTRKHYDSAIKGIETLQVSDERFHHH from the exons ATGTCGATGGAGTCTCGTGTGGGAAACAAATACCGTCTCGGCCGGAAGATTGGAAGCGGTTCATTCGGAGAGATCTATCTTG GTACTCATATTCAAACGAATGAAGAAGTTGCAATCAAGCTC GAAAATGTGAAGACGAAACATCCACAGCTACTCTATGAATCAAAGCTGTACAGAATTCTACAAGGAGGAA CTGGTGTTCCAAATGTGAAGTGGTTTGGTGTTGAAGGTGACTACAATGTTCTGGTGATGGATTTACTTGGGCCTAGTCTTGAAGACTTGTTCAATTTCTGTAGTAGGAAACTTTCCTTGAAGTCAGTACTCATGCTCGCAGATCAAATG ATAAACCGTGTTGAGTTTTTCCATTCGAAATCTTTCCTCCACCGAGATCTTAAGCCAGACAACTTTCTTATGGGTTTAGGAAGGCGTGCAAACcag GTATACATTATCGACTTTGGTCTTGCTAAGAAATACCGGGATAATACTACCCATCAGCACATTGCTTACAG AGAAAATAAGAATCTCACTGGAACTGCAAGATATGCTAGTATGAACACTCACTTGGGAATTG AGCAAAGCCGAAGGGATGACCTAGAGTCTCTTGGTTACATTCTCATGTATTTCCTAAAAGGAAG TCTTCCTTGGCAAGGACTTAAAGCTggaaccaagaaacaaaagtatGAGAGAATCAGTGAAAAGAAAGTCTCTACATCCATTGAg TCATTGTGCCGTGGTTACCCATCCGAATTCGCATCTTACTTCCACTACTGTCGTTCGCTTCGATTTGATGATAAACCAGATTACGGTTATCTCAAAAGAATATTCCGGGATCTCTTCATCCGCGAAG GGTTTCAATTCGATTATGTGTTTGACTGGACCATATTGAAATATCAACAGTCACAACTAACAGCTCCTCTATCACGTGGCTTAGTAAGTCATGGGGTTGGAACTAGTGCGGGTTTGCCTCCTGGACTAACCAGCATGGATAGATACGGAG gCGAGGAAGAAGGAGGGAGACCACCAATGGATTCATCACGAAGGAGAATGTCAGGAGCTCTTGAAAACTCTGGCAACTTTTCATCAAGAGGCCCAATG ATGCCAAGCTCGTCGCTGTTCGCACAATCAGCAGGATCATCGAGGAGAGTAACGTCGGAGGAACTACAAAGATGCCGTACCGGGGCCGGATTAAGAAACTCTCCGGCGATAACAACGTCGGAAGGGAAGAGATCTGCTTCAACCAGAAAACATTACGATTCTGCCATCAAAGGCATCGAGACCCTCCAAGTCTCTGACGAAAGGTTTCACCACCACTGA
- the LOC104761774 gene encoding glycylpeptide N-tetradecanoyltransferase 1-like produces the protein MAEKNSPPGSVEEKADQIVEANPLVTDDTSLETIVRRFQDSMSESKTHKFWETQPVGQFKDIGDTSLPEGPIELATPLSEVKQEPYNLPSVYEWTTCDMNSDDMCSEVYNLLKNNYVEDDENMFRFNYSKEFLRWALRPPGYYQSWHIGVRAKTSKKLVAFISGIPARIRVRDEVVKMAEINFLCVHKKLRSKRLAPVMIKEVTRRVHLENIWQAAYTAGVILPTPITTCQYWHRSLNPKKLIDVGFSRLGPRMTMSRTIKLYKLPDTPITPGFRKMEPRDVPAVTRLLRNYLSQFGVATDFDENDVEHWLLPREDVVDSYLVESPETHDVTDFCSFYTLPSTILGNPNYTTLKAAYSYYNVATQTSFLQLMNDALIVSKQKGFDVFNALDVMHNESFLKELKFGPGDGQLHYYLYNYRLKSALKPSELGLVLL, from the coding sequence ATGGCAGAAAAAAATTCACCACCTGGCTCTGTGGAAGAGAAAGCAGATCAAATTGTTGAAGCTAACCCATTGGTTACGGATGATACTTCACTTGAAACCATAGTTCGGAGGTTCCAGGATTCAATGTCAGAGTCGAAGACGCATAAGTTCTGGGAGACTCAACCTGTTGGGCAGTTTAAGGATATTGGGGATACGAGTTTGCCTGAAGGCCCTATTGAGCTTGCAACTCCGTTATCTGAGGTTAAGCAAGAGCCGTACAACCTTCCTTCTGTTTATGAATGGACCACTTGCGATATGAACTCTGATGATATGTGTTCAGAGGTGTACAACCTTCTCAAGAACAACTATGTTGAGGATGATGAGAATATGTTCAGGTTCAATTACTCCAAGGAGTTTCTAAGGTGGGCACTGCGGCCACCTGGTTATTACCAGAGCTGGCATATTGGTGTCCGTGCCAAGACTTCGAAGAAGCTCGTTGCTTTCATCAGCGGTATCCCAGCAAGAATCAGGGTGCGTGATGAGGTTGTGAAAATGGCAGAGATCAATTTCTTGTGTGTTCACAAGAAGCTCAGGTCTAAGAGACTCGCTCCTGTCATGATCAAGGAGGTGACAAGAAGGGTTCATTTGGAAAACATCTGGCAAGCGGCTTATACCGCAGGAGTTATACTTCCTACACCGATCACCACCTGTCAATACTGGCACAGGTCATTGAACCCGAAGAAGCTTATCGATGTTGGGTTTTCAAGGCTTGGACCGAGAATGACAATGAGCAGAACCATAAAACTCTACAAGTTGCCAGACACACCAATCACTCCTGGATTCAGGAAAATGGAACCACGCGATGTCCCTGCTGTTACAAGATTGCTTAGGAACTACCTTAGCCAGTTTGGAGTTGCGACTGATTTTGATGAGAACGATGTTGAGCATTGGCTACTCCCGAGAGAAGATGTGGTGGACAGTTACCTAGTAGAAAGCCCCGAAACTCATGATGTCACAGACTTCTGCAGCTTCTACACACTACCTTCGACAATCCTCGGTAACCCGAACTACACAACATTGAAAGCTGCTTATTCTTACTACAACGTAGCCACACAGACCTCGTTTCTTCAGCTGATGAATGATGCGCTAATCGTCTCGAAGCAAAAGGGTTTCGATGTGTTCAACGCGTTGGATGTGATGCACAACGAGAGTTTCTTGAAAGAGCTCAAGTTTGGTCCAGGAGATGGACAGCTCCATTATTATCTCTATAACTACCGTTTGAAAAGTGCGTTGAAGCCATCAGAACTTGGGCTTGTGCTCTTGTAA